The Bos javanicus breed banteng chromosome 11, ARS-OSU_banteng_1.0, whole genome shotgun sequence genome includes a window with the following:
- the KCNS3 gene encoding potassium voltage-gated channel subfamily S member 3: MVFGEFFHRPGPDEELVNLNVGGFKQTVDQSTLLRFPHTRLGKLLSCHSEEAILELCDDYSVADKEYYFDRNPSLFRYVLNFYYTGKLHVMEELCVFSFCQEIEYWGINELFLDSCCSNRYQERKEENHEKDWDQKSNDVSTDSSFEESSLFEKELEKFDKLRFGQLRKKIWIRMENPAYCLSAKLIAISSLSVVLASIVAMCIHSMSEFQNEDGEVDDPVLEGVEIACIAWFTGELVIRLVTAPCQKKFWKNPLNIIDFVSIVPFYATLAVDTKEEESEDIENMGKVVQILRLMRIFRILKLARHSVGLRSLGATLRHSYHEVGLLLLFLSVGISIFSVLIYSVEKDDHTSSLTSIPVCWWWATISMTTVGYGDTHPVTLVGKLIASTCIICGILVVALPITIIFNKFSKYYQKQKDIDVDQCSEDPPEKCQELPYFNIRDIYAQRMHAFITSLSSVGIMVSDPDSTDASSIEDNEDVYNTASLENCPPT, encoded by the coding sequence ATGGTGTTTGGTGAGTTTTTCCATCGCCCTGGACCAGACGAGGAACTTGTCAACTTGAACGTGGGGGGCTTTAAGCAGACGGTCGACCAGAGCACCCTCCTGCGCTTCCCTCACACCAGACTCGGGAAACTGCTTAGCTGCCACTCGGAAGAGGCCATCCTGGAACTGTGCGATGACTACAGCGTGGCCGATAAAGAGTACTACTTTGATCGCAACCCCTCGCTGTTCAGATACGTCTTGAACTTCTATTACACGGGGAAGCTGCACGTCATGGAGGAGCTGTGCGTGTTCTCGTTCTGCCAGGAGATTGAGTACTGGGGCATCAACGAGCTCTTCCTGGATTCCTGCTGCAGTAATCGCTACCAGGAGCGCAAGGAGGAGAACCACGAGAAGGACTGGGACCAGAAGAGCAACGACGTGAGTACCGACTCCTCCTTCGAAGAGTCGTCTCTGTTCGAGAAAGAGCTGGAGAAGTTTGACAAGCTGCGATTTGGCCAGCTCCGGAAGAAGATCTGGATCCGGATGGAGAACCCAGCCTACTGCCTGTCGGCCAAGCTCATCGCCATCTCTTCCCTGAGCGTGGTGCTGGCCTCCATCGTGGCCATGTGCATCCACAGCATGTCGGAGTTCCAGAACGAGGACGGGGAGGTGGACGACCCCGTGCTGGAAGGTGTGGAGATCGCATGCATCGCCTGGTTCACGGGCGAGCTGGTCATCCGGCTGGTTACTGCTCCCTGTCAAAAGAAATTCTGGAAGAACCCTCTGAACATAATTGACTTCGTGTCCATCGTTCCCTTTTATGCCACGTTGGCTGTAGACACCAAGGAGGAAGAGAGTGAGGACATCGAGAACATGGGGAAAGTGGTCCAGATCCTCAGGCTCATGAGGATTTTCCGAATTCTCAAGCTTGCCCGGCACTCGGTGGGACTTCGGTCTCTCGGTGCCACACTGAGGCATAGCTACCATGAGGTCGGCCTGCTGCTTCTCTTCCTGTCGGTGGGCATCTCCATCTTTTCTGTGCTTATCTACTCCGTGGAGAAGGACGACCACACCTCCAGCCTCACCAGCATCCCCGTCTGCTGGTGGTGGGCCACCATCAGCATGACGACCGTGGGCTATGGAGACACCCACCCGGTCACCTTGGTGGGAAAGCTGATCGCCAGCACGTGCATCATCTGTGGCATCTTGGTGGTGGCCCTTCCCATCACCATTATCTTCAACAAGTTCTCCAAGTACTACCAGAAGCAAAAGGACATCGATGTGGACCAGTGTAGTGAGGACCCGCCAGAGAAGTGTCAGGAGCTCCCTTACTTTAACATTAGAGACATTTATGCCCAGCGGATGCACGCCTTCATCACCAGTCTCTCTTCGGTGGGAATCATGGTGAGCGACCCTGACTCCACAGACGCTTCAAGCATTGAAGACAATGAGGATGTTTATAACACAGCATCCTTGGAGAATTGCCCCCCAACGTGA